In the Hordeum vulgare subsp. vulgare chromosome 7H, MorexV3_pseudomolecules_assembly, whole genome shotgun sequence genome, one interval contains:
- the LOC123412866 gene encoding uncharacterized protein LOC123412866 isoform X5, whose protein sequence is MLERAPVPAPARLVQHAPSAPAVLTEVSLHAGRRISARWPPPPHLCPLASHVSFQSGEGIQGPGAQEQRARHARRHLPLQGHQAELPWCGEELMYKYLLGRDLLRYHINSHLQINQVVFFCRLMEGTSSKAIVILATGDCLGVALDCKSRGDFVM, encoded by the exons ATGCTGGAGCGCGCCCCGGTGCCGGCGCCGGCTCGGCTGGTGCAGCACGCGCCGAGCGCTCCCGCGGTGCTGACGGAGGTGTCTCTGCACGCTGGCCGCCGCATCTCTGCCcgctggccgccgccgccgcatctCTGCCCGCTGGCCAGCCATGTCTCCTTCCAATCCGGGGAAGGAATTCAGGGACCTGGTGCTCAGGAGCAGCGAGCTCGCCACgctcgccgccatcttccacttCAG GGGCACCAAGCCGAGCTACCTTGGTGTGGAGAAGAGCTCATGTACAAGtatttattagggagagatttgcTGAGATATCACATAAATTCCCACTTACAG ATCAATCAAGTTGTGTTCTTCTGCCGTCTCATGGAAGGGACTTCATCTAAAGCTATTGTAATTCTTGCAACTGGAGACTGTCTTGGAGTTGCACTAG ATTGCAAAAGCAGAGGTGATTTTGTGATGTGA
- the LOC123412866 gene encoding uncharacterized protein LOC123412866 isoform X3 — MLERAPVPAPARLVQHAPSAPAVLTEVSLHAGRRISARWPPPPHLCPLASHVSFQSGEGIQGPGAQEQRARHARRHLPLQGHQAELPWCGEELMYKYLLGRDLLRYHINSHLQINQVVFFCRLMEGTSSKAIVILATGDCLGVALGNGDMSWKDFLSRAAGRRAKSYTMDTIFSHKMWS; from the exons ATGCTGGAGCGCGCCCCGGTGCCGGCGCCGGCTCGGCTGGTGCAGCACGCGCCGAGCGCTCCCGCGGTGCTGACGGAGGTGTCTCTGCACGCTGGCCGCCGCATCTCTGCCcgctggccgccgccgccgcatctCTGCCCGCTGGCCAGCCATGTCTCCTTCCAATCCGGGGAAGGAATTCAGGGACCTGGTGCTCAGGAGCAGCGAGCTCGCCACgctcgccgccatcttccacttCAG GGGCACCAAGCCGAGCTACCTTGGTGTGGAGAAGAGCTCATGTACAAGtatttattagggagagatttgcTGAGATATCACATAAATTCCCACTTACAG ATCAATCAAGTTGTGTTCTTCTGCCGTCTCATGGAAGGGACTTCATCTAAAGCTATTGTAATTCTTGCAACTGGAGACTGTCTTGGAGTTGCACTAGGTAATGGTGATATGTCCTGGAAAGATTTTCTTTCTCGTGCTGCTGGAAG GAGAGCCAAAAGCTATACCATGGACACAATTTTCTCCCATAAGATGTGGAGCTGA
- the LOC123412866 gene encoding uncharacterized protein LOC123412866 isoform X2, whose amino-acid sequence MLERAPVPAPARLVQHAPSAPAVLTEVSLHAGRRISARWPPPPHLCPLASHVSFQSGEGIQGPGAQEQRARHARRHLPLQGHQAELPWCGEELMYKYLLGRDLLRYHINSHLQINQVVFFCRLMEGTSSKAIVILATGDCLGVALGNGDMSWKDFLSRAAGRFFLLMKYPDCKSRGDFVM is encoded by the exons ATGCTGGAGCGCGCCCCGGTGCCGGCGCCGGCTCGGCTGGTGCAGCACGCGCCGAGCGCTCCCGCGGTGCTGACGGAGGTGTCTCTGCACGCTGGCCGCCGCATCTCTGCCcgctggccgccgccgccgcatctCTGCCCGCTGGCCAGCCATGTCTCCTTCCAATCCGGGGAAGGAATTCAGGGACCTGGTGCTCAGGAGCAGCGAGCTCGCCACgctcgccgccatcttccacttCAG GGGCACCAAGCCGAGCTACCTTGGTGTGGAGAAGAGCTCATGTACAAGtatttattagggagagatttgcTGAGATATCACATAAATTCCCACTTACAG ATCAATCAAGTTGTGTTCTTCTGCCGTCTCATGGAAGGGACTTCATCTAAAGCTATTGTAATTCTTGCAACTGGAGACTGTCTTGGAGTTGCACTAGGTAATGGTGATATGTCCTGGAAAGATTTTCTTTCTCGTGCTGCTGGAAG ATTCTTTCTTTTGATGAAATACCCAGATTGCAAAAGCAGAGGTGATTTTGTGATGTGA
- the LOC123412866 gene encoding uncharacterized protein LOC123412866 isoform X4 produces the protein MLERAPVPAPARLVQHAPSAPAVLTEVSLHAGRRISARWPPPPHLCPLASHVSFQSGEGIQGPGAQEQRARHARRHLPLQGHQAELPWCGEELMYKYLLGRDLLRYHINSHLQINQVVFFCRLMEGTSSKAIVILATGDCLGVALGNGDMSWKDFLSRAAGRLQKQR, from the exons ATGCTGGAGCGCGCCCCGGTGCCGGCGCCGGCTCGGCTGGTGCAGCACGCGCCGAGCGCTCCCGCGGTGCTGACGGAGGTGTCTCTGCACGCTGGCCGCCGCATCTCTGCCcgctggccgccgccgccgcatctCTGCCCGCTGGCCAGCCATGTCTCCTTCCAATCCGGGGAAGGAATTCAGGGACCTGGTGCTCAGGAGCAGCGAGCTCGCCACgctcgccgccatcttccacttCAG GGGCACCAAGCCGAGCTACCTTGGTGTGGAGAAGAGCTCATGTACAAGtatttattagggagagatttgcTGAGATATCACATAAATTCCCACTTACAG ATCAATCAAGTTGTGTTCTTCTGCCGTCTCATGGAAGGGACTTCATCTAAAGCTATTGTAATTCTTGCAACTGGAGACTGTCTTGGAGTTGCACTAGGTAATGGTGATATGTCCTGGAAAGATTTTCTTTCTCGTGCTGCTGGAAG ATTGCAAAAGCAGAGGTGA
- the LOC123412866 gene encoding uncharacterized protein LOC123412866 isoform X6, with protein MLERAPVPAPARLVQHAPSAPAVLTEVSLHAGRRISARWPPPPHLCPLASHVSFQSGEGIQGPGAQEQRARHARRHLPLQGHQAELPWCGEELMYKYLLGRDLLRYHINSHLQINQVVFFCRLMEGTSSKAIVILATGDCLGVALDSFF; from the exons ATGCTGGAGCGCGCCCCGGTGCCGGCGCCGGCTCGGCTGGTGCAGCACGCGCCGAGCGCTCCCGCGGTGCTGACGGAGGTGTCTCTGCACGCTGGCCGCCGCATCTCTGCCcgctggccgccgccgccgcatctCTGCCCGCTGGCCAGCCATGTCTCCTTCCAATCCGGGGAAGGAATTCAGGGACCTGGTGCTCAGGAGCAGCGAGCTCGCCACgctcgccgccatcttccacttCAG GGGCACCAAGCCGAGCTACCTTGGTGTGGAGAAGAGCTCATGTACAAGtatttattagggagagatttgcTGAGATATCACATAAATTCCCACTTACAG ATCAATCAAGTTGTGTTCTTCTGCCGTCTCATGGAAGGGACTTCATCTAAAGCTATTGTAATTCTTGCAACTGGAGACTGTCTTGGAGTTGCACTAG ATTCTTTCTTTTGA
- the LOC123412866 gene encoding uncharacterized protein LOC123412866 isoform X1: MLERAPVPAPARLVQHAPSAPAVLTEVSLHAGRRISARWPPPPHLCPLASHVSFQSGEGIQGPGAQEQRARHARRHLPLQGHQAELPWCGEELMYKYLLGRDLLRYHINSHLQINQVVFFCRLMEGTSSKAIVILATGDCLGVALGEPKAIPWTQFSPIRCGADNWAHFDVRPKDIGLWPKNLGWVIGPIQLLSCFLNDKGPSLTKLIR; this comes from the exons ATGCTGGAGCGCGCCCCGGTGCCGGCGCCGGCTCGGCTGGTGCAGCACGCGCCGAGCGCTCCCGCGGTGCTGACGGAGGTGTCTCTGCACGCTGGCCGCCGCATCTCTGCCcgctggccgccgccgccgcatctCTGCCCGCTGGCCAGCCATGTCTCCTTCCAATCCGGGGAAGGAATTCAGGGACCTGGTGCTCAGGAGCAGCGAGCTCGCCACgctcgccgccatcttccacttCAG GGGCACCAAGCCGAGCTACCTTGGTGTGGAGAAGAGCTCATGTACAAGtatttattagggagagatttgcTGAGATATCACATAAATTCCCACTTACAG ATCAATCAAGTTGTGTTCTTCTGCCGTCTCATGGAAGGGACTTCATCTAAAGCTATTGTAATTCTTGCAACTGGAGACTGTCTTGGAGTTGCACTAG GAGAGCCAAAAGCTATACCATGGACACAATTTTCTCCCATAAGATGTGGAGCTGATAACTGGGCGCATTTCGATGTTCGCCCAAAGGACATTGGCCTGTGGCCTAAAAATCTGGGTTGGGTTATTGGACCTATACAATTATTGTCATGCTTTTTAAATG ATAAAGGGCCTTCTTTAACTAAATTGATTAGATAG